One Micromonospora eburnea genomic region harbors:
- a CDS encoding terminase encodes MPLGSITPRLWTRPLRPLTPETSYGFRVIWFAREILRQPLDPWQQWCVIHLGELLPDGRPRFRQILIIVARQNGKTHLCKVLALYWMFVERQAMVFGTSTDLEQAKEAWEFAVELAQQTPALAARVRSVRIGNGQQVLSTTDRCAYKIGAATRKGGRGKTIRRAIGDELREQHTWEAYNAVTFATNAVPEAQIVYITNQGDVRSVVLRALRTAAVKFVETGEGDPRLGILEYSAPPGTHITDPAGWAAANPQLGRRMDPDVIAGAATRLAMPGADPEEVAGFVTEVLCMSVPKLNPALDPTGWGECKVPGTLDDARSRLALCIDLSPDTTHAVLAAAAVLEDGRVRVETVHEWTGPAAAAAMERELPGWVAKLRPRVLGWFPTGPAAAVAARVADRRKAGVRDWPPPGVTVAGIRGETSAVCMGLAKEVNGRTVVHSGQDMLDAQAEAVEKSPGDAWVFVRAGGSAAAVYAVAGAVHLARTLPTPPPPLAVVTARR; translated from the coding sequence GTGCCGCTGGGCTCGATTACACCGAGGCTGTGGACCCGGCCGTTACGGCCGCTGACGCCGGAGACTAGCTACGGCTTCCGGGTCATCTGGTTCGCCCGGGAGATCCTGCGTCAGCCGTTGGACCCGTGGCAGCAGTGGTGCGTGATCCACCTGGGCGAGTTGCTGCCCGACGGGCGGCCGCGGTTCCGCCAGATCCTCATCATCGTCGCCCGCCAGAACGGCAAGACGCACCTGTGCAAGGTGTTGGCGTTGTACTGGATGTTCGTCGAGCGGCAGGCCATGGTGTTCGGCACCTCAACCGACCTGGAGCAGGCCAAGGAGGCGTGGGAGTTCGCCGTCGAGCTCGCCCAGCAAACGCCGGCGCTCGCCGCCCGGGTGCGCTCCGTCCGGATCGGCAACGGGCAACAGGTCCTGTCGACCACCGACCGCTGCGCGTACAAGATCGGCGCGGCGACCCGCAAGGGCGGCCGCGGCAAGACGATCCGCCGGGCGATCGGTGACGAGCTGCGCGAGCAGCACACCTGGGAGGCGTACAACGCGGTCACGTTCGCCACGAACGCGGTGCCGGAAGCCCAGATCGTCTACATCACCAACCAGGGCGACGTCCGGTCGGTGGTGTTGCGGGCCCTGCGTACCGCCGCGGTGAAGTTCGTCGAGACCGGCGAGGGCGACCCGCGGCTGGGCATCCTGGAGTATTCGGCCCCGCCCGGTACGCACATCACCGACCCGGCCGGCTGGGCTGCGGCCAACCCGCAGCTGGGCCGGCGGATGGACCCGGACGTCATCGCCGGCGCCGCCACGCGCCTGGCCATGCCGGGCGCCGACCCGGAGGAGGTCGCCGGGTTCGTCACCGAGGTCCTGTGCATGTCGGTGCCGAAGCTGAATCCGGCGCTCGACCCGACCGGCTGGGGCGAATGCAAGGTGCCCGGAACCCTCGACGACGCCCGGTCCCGGCTCGCGCTGTGCATCGACCTGTCCCCGGACACCACGCACGCCGTCCTTGCCGCGGCGGCCGTTCTCGAGGACGGCCGGGTCCGAGTGGAGACGGTGCACGAGTGGACCGGGCCGGCGGCCGCGGCCGCCATGGAACGCGAGCTGCCCGGCTGGGTGGCCAAGCTGCGGCCCCGGGTGCTCGGCTGGTTCCCGACGGGCCCGGCGGCCGCCGTGGCGGCCCGGGTCGCGGACCGCCGCAAGGCCGGCGTGCGGGACTGGCCGCCGCCCGGCGTGACCGTCGCCGGGATCCGAGGCGAGACGTCCGCCGTCTGCATGGGGCTGGCGAAGGAGGTCAACGGGCGGACGGTGGTGCACTCCGGTCAGGACATGCTCGACGCCCAGGCCGAAGCCGTCGAGAAGAGCCCCGGTGACGCCTGGGTGTTCGTGCGCGCCGGCGGCAGCGCCGCCGCGGTGTACGCCGTC
- a CDS encoding DUF6011 domain-containing protein translates to MTPVRCRLCGRLCTSPTSRARRIGDKCWRKLRRQHHVQDELLPVVDVHVPGVS, encoded by the coding sequence ATGACCCCGGTCCGCTGCCGGCTCTGCGGCCGGCTGTGCACGTCGCCGACGTCCAGGGCCCGCCGCATCGGCGACAAGTGCTGGCGCAAGCTGCGCCGCCAGCACCACGTCCAGGACGAGTTGCTGCCCGTCGTCGACGTCCATGTGCCGGGGGTGAGCTGA
- a CDS encoding HNH endonuclease, with the protein MWLRIDDKLITSVKIRGLVDDGATGVRATEQRCATIGHWLQIVTWVAGAGTDGFVPADVVDEYGTKATTARLLRARYGRAPLLHVRNPDGTTPACPCLDGRTWHADYAYAVHDYLDRNPSRSENDVHRAKKRELRDAKLKRQVRDRDRDRCRYCGRLCKHSDRITDEGMTFDHVDPEVAAGMDNLVVACRGCNNRKNRRTPEQADMVLLPVPTTDQTNDGTYDGPTTEPATVAGPVTGAVACPVTGVRADLRPDQGRSQERTSPGRDGAGIVTGSSTRLGPPDTVRPAGRASPYLRPRVPKAGHPPDVPRPGMDEP; encoded by the coding sequence GTGTGGCTCCGCATCGACGACAAGCTGATTACCTCGGTCAAAATCCGTGGCCTCGTCGATGACGGGGCCACCGGCGTACGCGCCACAGAACAGCGATGCGCCACGATCGGCCATTGGCTTCAGATCGTGACCTGGGTGGCCGGTGCCGGCACTGACGGGTTCGTCCCGGCCGACGTCGTCGACGAGTACGGCACCAAGGCCACCACGGCGCGGCTGCTGCGCGCCCGGTACGGCCGGGCGCCGCTGCTGCACGTACGTAACCCGGACGGAACGACGCCGGCGTGTCCGTGCCTCGACGGCCGCACCTGGCACGCCGACTACGCCTACGCCGTACATGACTACCTCGACCGCAACCCGAGCCGCAGCGAGAACGACGTCCACCGCGCGAAGAAACGCGAGCTGCGCGACGCCAAGCTCAAGCGGCAGGTACGCGACCGCGACCGGGACCGGTGCCGCTACTGCGGCCGCCTGTGCAAGCACAGCGACAGGATCACCGACGAGGGCATGACGTTCGACCACGTTGACCCCGAGGTGGCCGCCGGGATGGACAACCTTGTCGTGGCGTGCCGCGGCTGCAACAACCGTAAGAACCGGCGCACGCCCGAGCAGGCGGACATGGTGCTGTTGCCCGTACCTACCACCGACCAGACCAACGACGGAACCTACGACGGACCTACGACAGAACCTGCGACCGTCGCAGGTCCGGTCACAGGTGCAGTCGCGTGTCCGGTCACCGGTGTGCGCGCAGATCTACGCCCAGACCAGGGACGGTCACAGGAGCGGACCTCTCCCGGACGGGACGGGGCGGGCATCGTCACAGGTTCATCGACGAGGCTCGGGCCTCCCGATACTGTCCGACCAGCCGGCAGGGCATCCCCGTACCTGCGCCCCCGCGTACCCAAGGCCGGGCATCCCCCGGACGTTCCTCGCCCTGGCATGGATGAACCGTGA
- a CDS encoding terminase small subunit, whose amino-acid sequence MTISSKLRLALQETPRLPRDAATVELALTYARQLDRLIKRLGEEEAIDSPVHHKRVITEVDIIGRRLEATLDRLGMSPGARPAVRGGGQEAGGDPASGQLDQLRADAAAGGGGAAGLDYTEAVDPAVTAADAGD is encoded by the coding sequence GTGACGATTTCCAGCAAACTTCGCCTTGCGTTGCAGGAAACGCCCCGGTTGCCTCGGGATGCCGCCACGGTGGAGCTCGCGTTGACGTACGCCCGCCAGTTGGACCGGCTGATCAAGCGGTTGGGCGAGGAAGAGGCGATCGACTCGCCGGTGCACCACAAACGGGTGATCACCGAGGTCGACATCATCGGTCGCAGGCTTGAGGCCACGCTTGACCGGTTGGGGATGAGTCCGGGCGCCCGGCCGGCGGTGCGTGGTGGAGGACAGGAGGCCGGCGGTGACCCTGCAAGCGGTCAGCTCGACCAGCTGCGAGCCGACGCCGCCGCCGGCGGAGGTGGTGCCGCTGGGCTCGATTACACCGAGGCTGTGGACCCGGCCGTTACGGCCGCTGACGCCGGAGACTAG